A region from the Malus domestica chromosome 07, GDT2T_hap1 genome encodes:
- the LOC103410216 gene encoding uncharacterized protein: MRREDEESDEEDEAWHNTQYVAAMAMVMVCQPTEEQPQWGGSVLGRSYKPRNRAMMYANLMNNYFNPNSVYTEKDFKRRFRMMRHVFERLLYDVQQVNPYFRHRLGKASHPGFSTHQKVTVALRMIAYGSLADSMDETYGMSESTCLDTLAEYCNTIVQLYKEEYICELNQEDMDQLIRKVEDREFSGMIGSLDCMHWTWKNCLTG, encoded by the coding sequence atgagacgagaagatgaggagtctgatgaagaagatgaagcatggcACAACACACAATATGTGGCAGCCATGGCTATGGTcatggtgtgtcagccaactgaggaacaacctcaatggggtggctctgttcttggtcgctcttacaaaccacgaaatAGAGCAATGATGTatgccaatctgatgaacaactacttcaaccccaactcggTATACACAGAAAAAGATTTCAAACGTCGTTTTCGGATGATGCGTCATGTCTTCGAGCGTTTACTTTATGATGTTCAGCAAgtcaatccatactttcgacATAGGCTGGGCAAAGCAAGCCACCCTGGTTTCTCAACTCATCAGAAGGTTACTGTTGCACTACGAATGATAGCCTATGGCTCCCTAGCTGATTCGATGGATGAAACAtatggtatgtctgagtctacatgccttgatactcttGCTGAATATTGTAACACAATTGTTCAGCTTTACAAAGAGGAGTATATCTGCGAGCTAAATCAAGAAGATATGGATCAGCTCATTCGCAAAGTTGAAGACCGTGAGTTTTcgggcatgatagggtcattagactgTATGCATTGGACTTGGAAGAACTGTCTCACCGGATGA